A window of Bacteroidota bacterium contains these coding sequences:
- a CDS encoding heavy metal-binding domain-containing protein, with protein MLPIILVAGLWLVDFSSSEVYGQATQPKTAKQQTVKYTCTMHPEVVRNKPGNCPKCGMKLVEKKNISKGKMHQTKNTGSMKHSHKKMMCDSTKMKK; from the coding sequence TTGTTACCCATAATCCTCGTTGCAGGATTATGGCTAGTTGATTTCTCAAGTTCCGAAGTTTATGGACAAGCTACTCAGCCAAAAACGGCTAAACAGCAAACCGTAAAATATACCTGTACGATGCATCCAGAAGTAGTTCGGAATAAGCCCGGTAATTGTCCCAAATGCGGAATGAAGCTTGTTGAGAAAAAGAATATCTCCAAAGGAAAAATGCATCAGACAAAAAACACCGGTAGTATGAAGCATAGCCACAAAAAAATGATGTGCGACTCAACCAAAATGAAAAAATAG